The following proteins come from a genomic window of Lycium ferocissimum isolate CSIRO_LF1 chromosome 4, AGI_CSIRO_Lferr_CH_V1, whole genome shotgun sequence:
- the LOC132054601 gene encoding piriformospora indica-insensitive protein 2-like, protein MKNNLFTRIHIMFLQLVLVGVYIILCNGASDASIAPMEKYEKEALYSAIQGFVGNEWNGSFLYPDPCGWTTIEGVSCDFSNGFWHITDLTIGDLYDNSLHCSPAAEFTEHLFDLKHLKRLSFSNCFLSDLNKQITIPISNWDSLANSLESLEFRSNAGLSGTIPTSFGYLKNLQSLVLLENGLEGEIPEVLGNLSKLKRLVLADNNFVGPIPNSIGRLINLFILDTSRNFLSGALPVTIGDLTSLIKLDLSNNRLHGKLPREIGGLKSLTLLDLSHNNFSGELPEAFQEMDSLEELVLSDNPISDYVTRIQWGNMKNLEMLDLSNMGLTGNIPNSMTEMKRLRFLSLSNNILSGIIPSKFEKIPTINALYLDGNDFTGKLEFSPRFFAKLRSRFRASGNTNLCSSLELRHVPEGVKQCEQESIKNEYLNQNPYLIASLGQPDNVVSRFTFCSVVWMILMSLLWIIFL, encoded by the exons ATGAAAAATAACTTGTTTACCAGAATTCACATTATGTTTCTTCAGCTTGTTCTTGTTGGGGTCTATATTATTTTGTGCAATGGTGCATCAGATGCTTCTATAGCTCCAATGGAGAAATATGAGAAAGAGGCATTGTACTCTGCCATTCAAGGTTTTGTTGGAAATGAGTGGAATGGTTCATTTCTTTATCCTGATCCTTGTGGCTGGACAACAATAGAG GGAGTATCATGTGATTTCTCCAATGGCTTCTGGCACATAACGGATTTAACTATCGGAGACCTATACGACAACTCCCTTCACTGCTCCCCAGCTGCAGAATTCACAGAACACTTGTTTGACCTTAAGCATCTAAAAAGACTTTCCTTCTCAAATTGCTTCCTCTCAGATCTGAACAAACAAATTACAATTCCCATATCAAATTGGGATAGTCTTGCGAACAGCCTGGAATCGTTAGAGTTTCGATCGAATGCTGGTCTTTCTGGTACAATTCCCACAAGTTTTGGCTACCTTAAGAATCTTCAATCTTTGGTGCTGCTTGAAAATGGACTCGAAGGAGAAATACCAGAAGTGCTAGGCAATTTAAGTAAATTAAAGCGCCTAGTCTTGGCAGACAACAATTTTGTTGGTCCTATTCCTAATAGTATAGGAAGATTGATAAATCTTTTTATACTTGACACCAGCAGGAATTTTCTATCTGGTGCATTACCTGTGACTATTGGTGATTTGACTTCGCTTATAAAGCTTGACTTGAGCAACAATCGGTTACACGGAAAATTACCTAGAGAAATTGGAGGACTAAAGAGTCTAACACTGTTAGATCTCAGCCACAACAATTTTTCCGGGGAGTTGCCAGAGGCATTTCAAGAAATGGATTCCTTAGAAGAACTTGTTTTATCCGACAATCcgatatctgattatgttacAAGAATTCAATGGGGGAACATGAAAAACTTGGAAATGTTGGATCTTTCAAACATGGGATTGACAGGGAATATACCAAATTCCATGACAGAAATGAAAAGGTTGAGATTTCTCAGCCTCAGCAATAACATTCTTTCAGGAATTATTCCATCAAAATTTGAGAAGATACCAACTATTAATGCTTTGTACTTGGATGGAAATGATTTCACAGGGAAACTTGAATTTTCACCAAGGTTCTTTGCAAAATTAAGGAGTCGTTTTCGAGCTTCAGGCAATACGAATCTGTGCTCGTCCCTCGAGTTAAGGCACGTTCCAGAAGGAGTAAAACAATGTGAACAAGAAAGCATAAAGAATGAATATCTGAATCAGAATCCTTACCTTATAGCTTCTTTGGGGCAACCAGACAACGTTGTTAGTCGTTTTACATTTTGTTCTGTTGTATGGATGATACTTATGTCTCTTCTATGgatcatatttttatga
- the LOC132054602 gene encoding early nodulin-like protein 6 — MASSKVFLCLVFFFLCSLNFFTVLATEFNVGGDKGWVVPTVKDDQVYNQWAGKNRFKINDTLRFEYKKDSVLVVTKEEYEKCKSSHPIFFSNNGKSIYKLEQPGLYYFISGVSGHCERGLKMIIKVLEPAAPPQSANHTSTPTVAGANVANVINGMVFVAMLFVGIFM, encoded by the exons ATGGCTTCTTCTAAAGTTTTTCTCTGCTTagtctttttcttcctttgttcACTTAATTTCTTCACGGTTCTTGCCACTGAATTTAATGTTGGTGGTGACAAAGGATGGGTTGTCCCTACAGTAAAAGATGATCAAGTGTATAACCAGTGGGCTGGAAAGAATAGGTTTAAGATTAACGACACCTTAA GGTTTGAGTATAAGAAAGATTCAGTTCTGGTGGTGACAAAAGAGGAGTACGAGAAATGCAAGTCGAGTCATCCAATTTTCTTCTCCAATAATGGAAAGTCTATCTATAAATTGGAGCAACCTGGATTGTACTACTTTATTAGTGGTGTATCAGGACACTGTGAGAGGGGTTTGAAAATGATAATCAAAGTTTTAGAACCAGCAGCCCCTCCTCAATCTGCTAATCACACTTCCACACCAACTGTTGCTGGTGCTAACGTGGCTAATGTTATAAATGGAATGGTGTTTGTGGCGATGTTATTTGTAGGCATTTTTATGTAG